The following coding sequences lie in one Epinephelus lanceolatus isolate andai-2023 chromosome 24, ASM4190304v1, whole genome shotgun sequence genomic window:
- the LOC117249795 gene encoding gap junction beta-2 protein-like isoform X2 — protein MSWPALYAQLVGANRHSTSLGKIWLSVLFIFRVMVLVVAAESVWGDEQSDFTCNTLQPGCENVCYDQFFPVSHIRLWCLQLVFVSTPTLLVAMYVAYRNHRDKKTLLQGSGRAAFLSNKGQEEDLETIKKRRLPIAGALWWTYACSLVFRLLFEGGFMYALYVVYDGFQMPRLVQCDQWPCPNLVDCFISRPTEKTIFTIFMATSSSICMVLNMAELAYLVAKAVTRSLSGQKERKTCRKQNKINQKLLVTT, from the exons ATGTCTTGGCCCGCGCTGTACGCTCAGTTAGTCGGGGCAAACCGTCACTCCACCAGCCTAGGGAAGATCTGGCTCTCTGTGCTGTTTATTTTCCGGGTCATGGTGctggttgttgctgctgagagCGTCTGGGGGGACGAGCAGTCTGACTTCACCTGTAACACACTCCAG CCTGGCTGTGAAAACGTCTGCTATGATCAGTTCTTCCCTGTCTCACACATCCGTCTCTGGTGTCTTCAGCTCGTCTTTGTGTCCACGCCAACACTCCTAGTCGCAATGTATGTGGCCTATCGGAACCACAGAGATAAGAAGACGCTCCTACAG GGTTCTGGCAGAGCTGCTTTCCTCAGCAACAAAGGCCAGGAGGAAGATTTGGAGACTATAAAGAAACGGAGACTCCCTATAGCTGGCGCCCTCTGGTGGACATATGCCTGCAGCCTGGTGTTCAGGCTGCTATTTGAAGGAGGATTCAT GTACGCTCTGTACGTGGTGTACGATGGTTTCCAGATGCCACGGCTGGTGCAGTGTGACCAGTGGCCGTGTCCTAACCTGGTGGACTGCTTCATCTCACGCCCCACCGAGAAAACCATCTTCACCATTTTCATGGCCACTTCCTCCTCTATCTGCATGGTCCTTAACATGGCTGAGCTTGCATATCTTGTTGCCAAGGCTGTCACTAG GAGTCTCAGTGGTCAGAAGGAGAGGAAAACATGCAGAAAGCAGAATAAGATAAACCAGAAGTTACTCGTCACAACCTGA
- the sap18 gene encoding histone deacetylase complex subunit SAP18: MALESRITQEEIKKEPEKPIDREKTCPLLLRVFTTNSGRHHRADEFARGNVPSSELQIYTWMDATLKELTSLVKEVHPEARKKGTNFSFAIVYPDPRGKVYRLKDIGSTVSGRKGPDDSMTLQSQRFQIGDYLDIAITPPNRALPLNTRMRPF, from the exons ATGGCCCTTGAATCCCGCATCACACAAGAAGAAATCAAGAAGGAACCAGAGAAGCCCATCGACCGAGAAAAG ACCTGTCCCCTTCTGCTGAGAGTATTCACCACCAACAGTGGCCGTCACCATCGAGCAGATGAATTTGCCCGTGGCAACGTCCCCTCCAGCGAACTGCAGATATACACATG gatgGATGCTACTCTGAAGGAACTCACCAGCCTGGTGAAGGAAGTGCATCCAGAGGCCAGAAAAAAGGGGACCAACTTTAGCTTTGCCATCGTCTACCCTGATCCTAGAGGGAAAGTGTACAG GTTGAAAGATATTGGCAGCACTGTGTCCGGCAGAAAGGGTCCAGATGACTCCATGACGTTGCAGTCCCAGCGCTTCCAAATTGGAGACTATCTGGACATAGCGATCACACCACCAAACAGAGCCCTGCCCCTTAACACACGCATGAGGCCCTTCTAA
- the LOC117249795 gene encoding gap junction beta-2 protein-like isoform X1, with product MQRKQELQDHVEYFPENTLTLQTQDEQFKGTSQTWMSWPALYAQLVGANRHSTSLGKIWLSVLFIFRVMVLVVAAESVWGDEQSDFTCNTLQPGCENVCYDQFFPVSHIRLWCLQLVFVSTPTLLVAMYVAYRNHRDKKTLLQGSGRAAFLSNKGQEEDLETIKKRRLPIAGALWWTYACSLVFRLLFEGGFMYALYVVYDGFQMPRLVQCDQWPCPNLVDCFISRPTEKTIFTIFMATSSSICMVLNMAELAYLVAKAVTRSLSGQKERKTCRKQNKINQKLLVTT from the exons ATGCAGAGGAAACAGGAGCTgcag GACCATGTGGAATATTTTCCTGAAAACACCCTGACTCTGCAGACACAAG ATGAGCAGTTCAAAGGAACCAGCCAAACCTG GATGTCTTGGCCCGCGCTGTACGCTCAGTTAGTCGGGGCAAACCGTCACTCCACCAGCCTAGGGAAGATCTGGCTCTCTGTGCTGTTTATTTTCCGGGTCATGGTGctggttgttgctgctgagagCGTCTGGGGGGACGAGCAGTCTGACTTCACCTGTAACACACTCCAG CCTGGCTGTGAAAACGTCTGCTATGATCAGTTCTTCCCTGTCTCACACATCCGTCTCTGGTGTCTTCAGCTCGTCTTTGTGTCCACGCCAACACTCCTAGTCGCAATGTATGTGGCCTATCGGAACCACAGAGATAAGAAGACGCTCCTACAG GGTTCTGGCAGAGCTGCTTTCCTCAGCAACAAAGGCCAGGAGGAAGATTTGGAGACTATAAAGAAACGGAGACTCCCTATAGCTGGCGCCCTCTGGTGGACATATGCCTGCAGCCTGGTGTTCAGGCTGCTATTTGAAGGAGGATTCAT GTACGCTCTGTACGTGGTGTACGATGGTTTCCAGATGCCACGGCTGGTGCAGTGTGACCAGTGGCCGTGTCCTAACCTGGTGGACTGCTTCATCTCACGCCCCACCGAGAAAACCATCTTCACCATTTTCATGGCCACTTCCTCCTCTATCTGCATGGTCCTTAACATGGCTGAGCTTGCATATCTTGTTGCCAAGGCTGTCACTAG GAGTCTCAGTGGTCAGAAGGAGAGGAAAACATGCAGAAAGCAGAATAAGATAAACCAGAAGTTACTCGTCACAACCTGA
- the rtraf gene encoding RNA transcription, translation and transport factor protein, with product MFRRKLTALDYHNPGGFDCRDETQFRNCIVWLEDQKIRHYKIEDRGNLRNIPSSDWPTAYQKYLQDLNCPFGVQEKQEAVDWLLGLAVRYEYGDNVDKYKSCEPLAASGSSDKAVDPLVNLDSSSPDFKSGVMALANILQIQRHDDYLVMLKAIRILIQERLSPEAITKASHNREGVPVTLDKHILGFDTGDATLNEAAQILRLLHIEELRELQTKINEAIVAVQAIIADPKTDHRLGKVGR from the exons ATGTTTCGGAGAAAATTGACAGCGCTAGATTATCACAATCCCGGAGGATTTGACTGCAGAG ATGAGACACAGTTCAGGAACTGCATTGTATGGCTCGAGGACCAGAAGATCCGACATTACAAGATAGAGGACAGAGGAAACCTGAGGAACATCCCGAGCTCAGACTGGCCCACAGCCTACCAGAAG tacCTGCAGGacctgaactgtccctttggAGTCCAGGAGAAGCAGGAGGCTGTGGACTGGTTACTGGGCCTGGCTGTAAGATATGAATACGGAGACAATG TGGACAAGTATAAGAGCTGTGAGCCCCTGGCAGCCTCTGGCAGCAGCGACAAAGCAGTGGACCCTCTCGTCAATCTTGACA gtaGTTCACCAGATTTCAAATCAGGAGTGATGGCACTGGCCAACATCCTGCAGATACAACGACATGACGACTACCTGGTGATGCTCAAG GCTATTCGTATTCTGATCCAGGAGAGACTTTCTCCAGAGGCGATCACTAAAGCCAGCCACAACAGAGAG GGTGTTCCAGTAACTTTAGACAAGCACATCTTGGGTTTTGATACTGGAG ATGCCACTCTGAATGAAGCGGCTCAGATCCTGCGCCTGCTGCACATCGAGGAGCTGAGGGAGCTCCAGACGAAGATCAACGAGGCCATCGTAGCCGTTCAGGCCATCATCGCCGACCCCAAGACAGACCACAGGCTGGGCAAGGTGGGCAGATGA